From Tachysurus fulvidraco isolate hzauxx_2018 chromosome 10, HZAU_PFXX_2.0, whole genome shotgun sequence, one genomic window encodes:
- the LOC113654915 gene encoding protocadherin gamma-A1-like isoform X2 — MHDGGQRRKWEYCWIALCYSLLLCFVEHVFGQIRYSVPEEMKEGSVVGNIAKDLGFDVNTLMDRRLRIVSGSKDALFKVNQDSGILYVEKKIDREKICDGDYVCLINIKIAVENPFNIHYIGIEITDINDHAPRFADEHLHLEVAENKAPGARLDLQPARDTDIGVNSIRTYKLSHNDHFTLEIRDVVEDKIPSLVLQKYLDRESVHEHRLLLTALDGGNPPKSGTLNITITVLDINDNQPVCSQDVYSLSLPENVSVGKVIMRVNAIDPDESSNGEVEYSWGRNTKSKIQDIFHVDHISGEIQVKAEIDFEDIQIYRLNIQASDKGQPPLSVDCRVIIKIIDVNDNKPEIEVASILNIVPEDSKPGTVISLISVTDKDSGINGKVVCSISGAFPFELKPSVEDNVYSLITSKPLDRELISHYDIVLTAKDMGQPAFSSFKSLNVQISDINDNLPQFPQNPLELYLLENNVPGSSIFSVSATDKDLNENAEITYQIIKGEARSNDVWSVLNINTETGVIHALKRFDFEMTKTFQFHVLATDSGSPSLSSNVTVKVFILDQNDNVPVILYPVSANGSGKGVEEIPRNVKAGHLVTKVRAYDADIGYNGWLLFSLQEVSDHSLFGMDRYTGQIRTLRPFTETDEAEHKLVILVKDNGNVSLSATTTVIIKLVEPKEAFGASDVKNAVKEEREHNVTFYLIITLGSVSFLFIVSIIVLVVMQCSKSTNYSSKYLQDTNYDGTLCHSIQYRSGDKRYMLVGPRTSVGSTIVPGSNANTLVIQDHRRKTSVEILELHH; from the coding sequence ATGCACGACGGCGGACAAAGGCGAAAATGGGAGTATTGTTGGATTGCGCTATGCTACTCTTTGCTGTTGTGCTTCGTGGAGCACGTTTTCGGTCAGATAAGGTATTCTGTCCCCGAGGAGATGAAAGAAGGTTCAGTTGTGGGAAACATTGCTAAAGATTTGGGTTTTGATGTCAACACTTTGATGGACAGACGATTACGTATCGTTTCTGGATCTAAGGACGCGCTTTTCAAGGTAAACCAGGACAGTGGAATATTATATGTTGAAAAGAAAATCGACAGAGAAAAAATATGTGACGGTGATTATGTCTGCTTGATAAACATAAAAATTGCTGTTGAGAATccatttaatattcattacattGGAATTGAAATAACTGACATCAACGATCACGCGCCCAGATTTGCAGATGAACACTTACATTTAGAAGTAGCAGAAAATAAAGCTCCAGGTGCGCGACTTGATTTGCAACCAGCGCGTGATACAGATATTGGTGTTAATTCTATTAGAACTTACAAATTAAGTCATAATGATCATTTTACTTTAGAAATAAGAGATGTTGTTGAGGATAAAATTCCGTCGCTTGTGTTACAAAAATATTTGGATCGGGAAAGTGTCCATGAACATCGATTACTTTTAACGGCACTAGACGGTGGAAATCCACCAAAATCTGGGACTCTTAACATAACTATAACTGTCCTTGATATAAATGACAATCAGCCTGTGTGCAGCCAAGATGTTTATTCTTTATCTTTACCTGAAAACGTCTCTGTTGGAAAGGTTATAATGAGAGTGAATGCTATTGACCCGGATGAAAGCAGCAATGGAGAAGTAGAGTATTCATGGGGTAGAAACACAAAAAGTAAAATCCAAGATATTTTTCATGTAGACCACATTTCTGGTGAAATTCAAGTCAAAGCGGAGATCGATTTTGAGGATATTCAGATTTATAGGTTAAACATACAAGCTTCAGATAAAGGACAGCCTCCGCTCTCCGTCGACTGCAGGGTTATCATCAAAATAATAGACGTGAACGACAATAAACCTGAAATAGAAGTAGCATCAATACTAAACATTGTTCCAGAGGACTCTAAACCAGGTACTGTTATTTCTCTGATAAGTGTTACAGACAAAGACTCTGGAATTAATGGAAAAGTCGTTTGTAGCATCTCAGGTGCTTTCCCATTTGAGCTAAAGCCATCTGTTGAAGATAATGTGTATTCATTAATTACAAGTAAACCCTTAGACAGAGAACTCATATCCCATTATGATATTGTATTAACAGCTAAAGACATGGGCCAACCTGCTTTCTCTTCTTTTAAATCTCTGAATGTGCAGATATCAGACATAAATGATAACCTTCCACAATTTCCTCAGAATCCGCTTGAACTTTACTTATTAGAAAACAATGTTCCAGGCTCTTCCATATTCTCTGTGAGCGCAACTGACAAAGACCTGAACGAAAATGCGGAAATCACGTATCAAATCATTAAAGGTGAGGCGAGGTCTAATGACGTGTGGtcagttttaaatattaatacagaGACAGGTGTTATACATGCACTTAAAAGATTTGATTTCGAAATGACAAAAACGTTCCAGTTCCACGTGCTCGCTACCGATTCTGGATCTCCGTCACTAAGCAGCAACGTCACAGTGAAAGTGTTCATTCTGGATCAGAACGATAACGTTCCAGTGATCTTGTATCCAGTCAGTGCTAACGGATCTGGTAAAGGTGTGGAGGAGATTCCCCGCAATGTCAAAGCAGGACATTTGGTGACTAAAGTGAGAGCCTATGACGCCGATATAGGATACAACGGCTGGTTATTATTTTCACTGCAGGAGGTGAGTGACCACAGTCTCTTTGGTATGGACCGCTATACAGGACAGATAAGGACCCTTCGACCTTTTACAGAAACAGACGAGGCAGAACATAAACTGGTCATACTGGTCAAAGACAATGGCAACGTTTCACTTTCAGCAACAACGACTGTGATTATCAAACTTGTGGAGCCCAAAGAGGCTTTTGGAGCTTCTGATGTTAAAAATGCAGTAAAAGAAGAGCGAGAACATAacgttacattttatttgataatTACATTGGGGTCTGTTTCATTCCTTTTTATCGTAAGTATCATCGTGCTGGTTGTAATGCAGTGCTCCAAATCTACAAACTATTCATCCAAATATTTACAAGATACAAATTACGACGGGACACTGTGCCACAGCATCCAGTACAGATCTGGAGATAAACGCTACATGTTAGTTGGACCCAGAACGAGTGTCGGTTCTACTATAGTTCCAGGCAGTAACGCGAATACTCTGGTGATTCAAGATCACAGGAGGAAAACGTCTGTTGAG
- the LOC113654915 gene encoding protocadherin gamma-A1-like isoform X3, giving the protein MHDGGQRRKWEYCWIALCYSLLLCFVEHVFGQIRYSVPEEMKEGSVVGNIAKDLGFDVNTLMDRRLRIVSGSKDALFKVNQDSGILYVEKKIDREKICDGDYVCLINIKIAVENPFNIHYIGIEITDINDHAPRFADEHLHLEVAENKAPGARLDLQPARDTDIGVNSIRTYKLSHNDHFTLEIRDVVEDKIPSLVLQKYLDRESVHEHRLLLTALDGGNPPKSGTLNITITVLDINDNQPVCSQDVYSLSLPENVSVGKVIMRVNAIDPDESSNGEVEYSWGRNTKSKIQDIFHVDHISGEIQVKAEIDFEDIQIYRLNIQASDKGQPPLSVDCRVIIKIIDVNDNKPEIEVASILNIVPEDSKPGTVISLISVTDKDSGINGKVVCSISGAFPFELKPSVEDNVYSLITSKPLDRELISHYDIVLTAKDMGQPAFSSFKSLNVQISDINDNLPQFPQNPLELYLLENNVPGSSIFSVSATDKDLNENAEITYQIIKGEARSNDVWSVLNINTETGVIHALKRFDFEMTKTFQFHVLATDSGSPSLSSNVTVKVFILDQNDNVPVILYPVSANGSGKGVEEIPRNVKAGHLVTKVRAYDADIGYNGWLLFSLQEVSDHSLFGMDRYTGQIRTLRPFTETDEAEHKLVILVKDNGNVSLSATTTVIIKLVEPKEAFGASDVKNAVKEEREHNVTFYLIITLGSVSFLFIVSIIVLVVMQCSKSTNYSSKYLQDTNYDGTLCHSIQYRSGDKRYMLVGPRTSVGSTIVPGSNANTLVIQDHRRKTSVEILELRH; this is encoded by the coding sequence ATGCACGACGGCGGACAAAGGCGAAAATGGGAGTATTGTTGGATTGCGCTATGCTACTCTTTGCTGTTGTGCTTCGTGGAGCACGTTTTCGGTCAGATAAGGTATTCTGTCCCCGAGGAGATGAAAGAAGGTTCAGTTGTGGGAAACATTGCTAAAGATTTGGGTTTTGATGTCAACACTTTGATGGACAGACGATTACGTATCGTTTCTGGATCTAAGGACGCGCTTTTCAAGGTAAACCAGGACAGTGGAATATTATATGTTGAAAAGAAAATCGACAGAGAAAAAATATGTGACGGTGATTATGTCTGCTTGATAAACATAAAAATTGCTGTTGAGAATccatttaatattcattacattGGAATTGAAATAACTGACATCAACGATCACGCGCCCAGATTTGCAGATGAACACTTACATTTAGAAGTAGCAGAAAATAAAGCTCCAGGTGCGCGACTTGATTTGCAACCAGCGCGTGATACAGATATTGGTGTTAATTCTATTAGAACTTACAAATTAAGTCATAATGATCATTTTACTTTAGAAATAAGAGATGTTGTTGAGGATAAAATTCCGTCGCTTGTGTTACAAAAATATTTGGATCGGGAAAGTGTCCATGAACATCGATTACTTTTAACGGCACTAGACGGTGGAAATCCACCAAAATCTGGGACTCTTAACATAACTATAACTGTCCTTGATATAAATGACAATCAGCCTGTGTGCAGCCAAGATGTTTATTCTTTATCTTTACCTGAAAACGTCTCTGTTGGAAAGGTTATAATGAGAGTGAATGCTATTGACCCGGATGAAAGCAGCAATGGAGAAGTAGAGTATTCATGGGGTAGAAACACAAAAAGTAAAATCCAAGATATTTTTCATGTAGACCACATTTCTGGTGAAATTCAAGTCAAAGCGGAGATCGATTTTGAGGATATTCAGATTTATAGGTTAAACATACAAGCTTCAGATAAAGGACAGCCTCCGCTCTCCGTCGACTGCAGGGTTATCATCAAAATAATAGACGTGAACGACAATAAACCTGAAATAGAAGTAGCATCAATACTAAACATTGTTCCAGAGGACTCTAAACCAGGTACTGTTATTTCTCTGATAAGTGTTACAGACAAAGACTCTGGAATTAATGGAAAAGTCGTTTGTAGCATCTCAGGTGCTTTCCCATTTGAGCTAAAGCCATCTGTTGAAGATAATGTGTATTCATTAATTACAAGTAAACCCTTAGACAGAGAACTCATATCCCATTATGATATTGTATTAACAGCTAAAGACATGGGCCAACCTGCTTTCTCTTCTTTTAAATCTCTGAATGTGCAGATATCAGACATAAATGATAACCTTCCACAATTTCCTCAGAATCCGCTTGAACTTTACTTATTAGAAAACAATGTTCCAGGCTCTTCCATATTCTCTGTGAGCGCAACTGACAAAGACCTGAACGAAAATGCGGAAATCACGTATCAAATCATTAAAGGTGAGGCGAGGTCTAATGACGTGTGGtcagttttaaatattaatacagaGACAGGTGTTATACATGCACTTAAAAGATTTGATTTCGAAATGACAAAAACGTTCCAGTTCCACGTGCTCGCTACCGATTCTGGATCTCCGTCACTAAGCAGCAACGTCACAGTGAAAGTGTTCATTCTGGATCAGAACGATAACGTTCCAGTGATCTTGTATCCAGTCAGTGCTAACGGATCTGGTAAAGGTGTGGAGGAGATTCCCCGCAATGTCAAAGCAGGACATTTGGTGACTAAAGTGAGAGCCTATGACGCCGATATAGGATACAACGGCTGGTTATTATTTTCACTGCAGGAGGTGAGTGACCACAGTCTCTTTGGTATGGACCGCTATACAGGACAGATAAGGACCCTTCGACCTTTTACAGAAACAGACGAGGCAGAACATAAACTGGTCATACTGGTCAAAGACAATGGCAACGTTTCACTTTCAGCAACAACGACTGTGATTATCAAACTTGTGGAGCCCAAAGAGGCTTTTGGAGCTTCTGATGTTAAAAATGCAGTAAAAGAAGAGCGAGAACATAacgttacattttatttgataatTACATTGGGGTCTGTTTCATTCCTTTTTATCGTAAGTATCATCGTGCTGGTTGTAATGCAGTGCTCCAAATCTACAAACTATTCATCCAAATATTTACAAGATACAAATTACGACGGGACACTGTGCCACAGCATCCAGTACAGATCTGGAGATAAACGCTACATGTTAGTTGGACCCAGAACGAGTGTCGGTTCTACTATAGTTCCAGGCAGTAACGCGAATACTCTGGTGATTCAAGATCACAGGAGGAAAACGTCTGTTGAG
- the LOC113654915 gene encoding protocadherin gamma-A1-like isoform X1: MHDGGQRRKWEYCWIALCYSLLLCFVEHVFGQIRYSVPEEMKEGSVVGNIAKDLGFDVNTLMDRRLRIVSGSKDALFKVNQDSGILYVEKKIDREKICDGDYVCLINIKIAVENPFNIHYIGIEITDINDHAPRFADEHLHLEVAENKAPGARLDLQPARDTDIGVNSIRTYKLSHNDHFTLEIRDVVEDKIPSLVLQKYLDRESVHEHRLLLTALDGGNPPKSGTLNITITVLDINDNQPVCSQDVYSLSLPENVSVGKVIMRVNAIDPDESSNGEVEYSWGRNTKSKIQDIFHVDHISGEIQVKAEIDFEDIQIYRLNIQASDKGQPPLSVDCRVIIKIIDVNDNKPEIEVASILNIVPEDSKPGTVISLISVTDKDSGINGKVVCSISGAFPFELKPSVEDNVYSLITSKPLDRELISHYDIVLTAKDMGQPAFSSFKSLNVQISDINDNLPQFPQNPLELYLLENNVPGSSIFSVSATDKDLNENAEITYQIIKGEARSNDVWSVLNINTETGVIHALKRFDFEMTKTFQFHVLATDSGSPSLSSNVTVKVFILDQNDNVPVILYPVSANGSGKGVEEIPRNVKAGHLVTKVRAYDADIGYNGWLLFSLQEVSDHSLFGMDRYTGQIRTLRPFTETDEAEHKLVILVKDNGNVSLSATTTVIIKLVEPKEAFGASDVKNAVKEEREHNVTFYLIITLGSVSFLFIVSIIVLVVMQCSKSTNYSSKYLQDTNYDGTLCHSIQYRSGDKRYMLVGPRTSVGSTIVPGSNANTLVIQDHRRKTSVEIQEVHH; this comes from the exons ATGCACGACGGCGGACAAAGGCGAAAATGGGAGTATTGTTGGATTGCGCTATGCTACTCTTTGCTGTTGTGCTTCGTGGAGCACGTTTTCGGTCAGATAAGGTATTCTGTCCCCGAGGAGATGAAAGAAGGTTCAGTTGTGGGAAACATTGCTAAAGATTTGGGTTTTGATGTCAACACTTTGATGGACAGACGATTACGTATCGTTTCTGGATCTAAGGACGCGCTTTTCAAGGTAAACCAGGACAGTGGAATATTATATGTTGAAAAGAAAATCGACAGAGAAAAAATATGTGACGGTGATTATGTCTGCTTGATAAACATAAAAATTGCTGTTGAGAATccatttaatattcattacattGGAATTGAAATAACTGACATCAACGATCACGCGCCCAGATTTGCAGATGAACACTTACATTTAGAAGTAGCAGAAAATAAAGCTCCAGGTGCGCGACTTGATTTGCAACCAGCGCGTGATACAGATATTGGTGTTAATTCTATTAGAACTTACAAATTAAGTCATAATGATCATTTTACTTTAGAAATAAGAGATGTTGTTGAGGATAAAATTCCGTCGCTTGTGTTACAAAAATATTTGGATCGGGAAAGTGTCCATGAACATCGATTACTTTTAACGGCACTAGACGGTGGAAATCCACCAAAATCTGGGACTCTTAACATAACTATAACTGTCCTTGATATAAATGACAATCAGCCTGTGTGCAGCCAAGATGTTTATTCTTTATCTTTACCTGAAAACGTCTCTGTTGGAAAGGTTATAATGAGAGTGAATGCTATTGACCCGGATGAAAGCAGCAATGGAGAAGTAGAGTATTCATGGGGTAGAAACACAAAAAGTAAAATCCAAGATATTTTTCATGTAGACCACATTTCTGGTGAAATTCAAGTCAAAGCGGAGATCGATTTTGAGGATATTCAGATTTATAGGTTAAACATACAAGCTTCAGATAAAGGACAGCCTCCGCTCTCCGTCGACTGCAGGGTTATCATCAAAATAATAGACGTGAACGACAATAAACCTGAAATAGAAGTAGCATCAATACTAAACATTGTTCCAGAGGACTCTAAACCAGGTACTGTTATTTCTCTGATAAGTGTTACAGACAAAGACTCTGGAATTAATGGAAAAGTCGTTTGTAGCATCTCAGGTGCTTTCCCATTTGAGCTAAAGCCATCTGTTGAAGATAATGTGTATTCATTAATTACAAGTAAACCCTTAGACAGAGAACTCATATCCCATTATGATATTGTATTAACAGCTAAAGACATGGGCCAACCTGCTTTCTCTTCTTTTAAATCTCTGAATGTGCAGATATCAGACATAAATGATAACCTTCCACAATTTCCTCAGAATCCGCTTGAACTTTACTTATTAGAAAACAATGTTCCAGGCTCTTCCATATTCTCTGTGAGCGCAACTGACAAAGACCTGAACGAAAATGCGGAAATCACGTATCAAATCATTAAAGGTGAGGCGAGGTCTAATGACGTGTGGtcagttttaaatattaatacagaGACAGGTGTTATACATGCACTTAAAAGATTTGATTTCGAAATGACAAAAACGTTCCAGTTCCACGTGCTCGCTACCGATTCTGGATCTCCGTCACTAAGCAGCAACGTCACAGTGAAAGTGTTCATTCTGGATCAGAACGATAACGTTCCAGTGATCTTGTATCCAGTCAGTGCTAACGGATCTGGTAAAGGTGTGGAGGAGATTCCCCGCAATGTCAAAGCAGGACATTTGGTGACTAAAGTGAGAGCCTATGACGCCGATATAGGATACAACGGCTGGTTATTATTTTCACTGCAGGAGGTGAGTGACCACAGTCTCTTTGGTATGGACCGCTATACAGGACAGATAAGGACCCTTCGACCTTTTACAGAAACAGACGAGGCAGAACATAAACTGGTCATACTGGTCAAAGACAATGGCAACGTTTCACTTTCAGCAACAACGACTGTGATTATCAAACTTGTGGAGCCCAAAGAGGCTTTTGGAGCTTCTGATGTTAAAAATGCAGTAAAAGAAGAGCGAGAACATAacgttacattttatttgataatTACATTGGGGTCTGTTTCATTCCTTTTTATCGTAAGTATCATCGTGCTGGTTGTAATGCAGTGCTCCAAATCTACAAACTATTCATCCAAATATTTACAAGATACAAATTACGACGGGACACTGTGCCACAGCATCCAGTACAGATCTGGAGATAAACGCTACATGTTAGTTGGACCCAGAACGAGTGTCGGTTCTACTATAGTTCCAGGCAGTAACGCGAATACTCTGGTGATTCAAGATCACAGGAGGAAAACGTCTGTTGAG ATTCAGGAAGTCCATCACTAA